In a single window of the Candidatus Kaiserbacteria bacterium genome:
- a CDS encoding type II secretion system F family protein has protein sequence MHSKLQNLVARFRGPSRDQVNNTITSHTTSFPTASTLFLHFSIQEQVLFAKRLSFLVKAGVSILESMTMIHAQTKSKRKRIIFYTIIQDVSAGQFLSTSLARYEHLFGEFTINIIRIGENNGILSENLIYLADELAKKQALKRKVQSALVYPVFITIATLGVTSLLVMFIFPKIMPIFISLNIALPLTTRILLAISVYLETWGLVTFFGLIGAVLVFIISRNVFPRLRTISDWILLRLPIIGNIARAYNCANFCRTVGLNISAGVGVVEAMRITARVTKNTIYKNAYLDIAEHIEKGEKISTRMMHYLSIFPDMLPHMLLIGETTGSLSVTLSYLSSLYETEVDESTKSLSNSIEPILLMTMGILVGLIAVSVITPIYEVTKHLSN, from the coding sequence ATGCACTCAAAACTGCAAAATCTTGTTGCACGATTTCGTGGACCATCTCGTGACCAAGTGAATAATACAATCACTTCACACACAACCTCCTTCCCTACTGCTTCAACTCTTTTTCTTCATTTTTCAATTCAAGAACAAGTCCTCTTTGCAAAGCGACTTTCATTCTTGGTGAAAGCAGGTGTCTCCATACTCGAAAGTATGACCATGATTCATGCGCAAACCAAATCAAAACGAAAGCGAATTATTTTTTATACAATCATTCAGGACGTTTCTGCGGGACAATTTCTTTCCACAAGTCTTGCAAGGTATGAACATCTATTTGGTGAATTCACCATTAACATAATTCGCATTGGCGAAAACAATGGCATTCTCTCAGAAAACCTTATATACCTCGCTGATGAACTCGCTAAAAAACAAGCATTAAAGCGTAAGGTGCAGAGCGCACTCGTTTACCCAGTTTTCATCACCATTGCAACACTCGGCGTAACGAGTCTGTTGGTGATGTTCATTTTCCCGAAGATTATGCCTATCTTTATATCTCTCAATATCGCCCTCCCTCTTACCACACGTATCCTCCTTGCGATAAGCGTATATCTAGAAACATGGGGGCTAGTAACTTTTTTTGGCTTGATTGGTGCCGTACTCGTCTTCATTATTTCACGGAACGTGTTCCCCCGGCTTCGCACTATCTCTGACTGGATTCTTTTACGACTTCCCATCATCGGCAACATAGCTCGCGCGTACAACTGCGCCAATTTCTGCCGTACAGTAGGGCTCAACATTTCTGCTGGTGTGGGTGTCGTGGAAGCAATGCGCATCACTGCCCGTGTTACCAAAAACACCATATACAAAAATGCATATCTCGATATTGCAGAGCATATTGAAAAAGGTGAAAAAATTTCTACCAGGATGATGCACTATCTCTCCATCTTCCCTGATATGCTTCCCCACATGCTTCTTATTGGCGAAACGACAGGGAGTCTTTCTGTTACGCTTAGTTATCTGTCGAGTCTCTATGAGACTGAAGTAGATGAAAGTACAAAAAGTCTTTCTAATTCAATTGAGCCTATACTTCTTATGACTATGGGTATTTTGGTAGGGCTCATTGCGGTGTCAGTCATTACTCCTATCTACGAAGTCACAAAGCACCTCAGTAATTAA
- a CDS encoding fibronectin type III domain-containing protein: MVSKSYVFVFSILILCATAFLSYFVVSYAADINATITTGLFTPLSPLNLAVSISDRSVDLSWSPPASNGGSVLIDYVIEYKLTTGGVWAVFVDSVSTSTSVTVTGLTNDTSYDFRVSGVNAIGQGPASTPVSATPGAPAQVLVTGMSDVTIPTISTSVRITNEGAVAYEYQYTWCVTNSDVNLCGGGDDIFNSTAAKLILPGESWDTSLSSTVPIIGNYWFHVQVLFGSDSSYASQSFTTLSEPSGGGGGGGSSGSKSKSRSCSGGDFNRDKIVNLVDFSIFLMSYNKPAPFPNPCVDINSDTKVNVVDFSILLTQWGKKPILYK, translated from the coding sequence ATGGTCTCAAAATCTTACGTTTTTGTTTTTTCTATACTCATCCTGTGCGCTACTGCTTTTCTCAGTTATTTTGTGGTGAGTTATGCAGCAGATATTAATGCAACCATAACAACGGGCTTATTTACTCCACTCAGCCCTCTCAATCTCGCAGTCTCTATTTCTGACAGAAGTGTCGATCTTTCATGGTCGCCACCAGCATCGAATGGGGGATCGGTACTTATTGATTATGTGATTGAATATAAGCTCACAACTGGGGGCGTTTGGGCTGTTTTTGTTGACTCCGTTTCAACAAGTACATCAGTAACAGTAACGGGTCTTACCAATGATACCTCCTATGATTTTAGGGTTTCTGGAGTGAATGCGATTGGTCAAGGCCCCGCTTCTACACCGGTGAGCGCAACACCGGGTGCTCCCGCTCAGGTACTCGTCACTGGTATGAGCGATGTAACCATTCCAACTATCAGTACATCGGTGAGAATTACCAACGAAGGTGCGGTTGCATACGAGTACCAGTACACGTGGTGTGTGACGAATTCTGACGTTAATCTGTGTGGAGGAGGGGATGATATTTTTAATTCCACCGCAGCAAAACTTATTCTTCCGGGAGAGAGTTGGGATACGAGCCTTAGTTCTACGGTACCAATAATCGGCAACTACTGGTTTCATGTGCAAGTCCTGTTTGGCTCTGATTCTTCGTATGCAAGCCAATCATTTACGACACTGAGTGAACCCAGTGGTGGTGGGGGAGGAGGGGGAAGCAGTGGGTCAAAAAGTAAGTCTCGGTCTTGCTCGGGCGGTGACTTTAACCGAGATAAGATTGTGAACTTGGTCGACTTTTCAATTTTCCTCATGTCGTATAACAAACCTGCACCATTCCCCAATCCTTGTGTGGATATCAATAGTGACACAAAAGTAAACGTGGTTGATTTTTCTATTCTTCTGACACAATGGGGTAAAAAGCCGATTCTCTATAAATAA
- a CDS encoding PhoH family protein — MRKIFVLDTNVLMHDPTCIFRFEEHDVFIPLMTLDELDNHKKGKEEINRNVRQVLRAIKELADVKGCKITEGIDLTGPSEGLATGRLFLQSKNMEGALPTSLPMTKVDHQILSVITHMQDSEVYKGCMIILVTKDINMYIKAKALGYMVEDYLNDKVIEDSDLLYSGALELPDDFWSNHSDGMVAKKDRQSGISTYRVTGPLCSTFYVNQLLWSESLDLECIVREVSGDHAVLQTLVNYRNQKHSVFGIHPRNREQNFACNLLLDPDIDFVSLLGQAGTGKTLLAIAAGLHQTIDGNRFGDIIMTRVTVSVGEDIGFLPGTEEEKMGAWMGALEDNLEVLVSVDGNHSKDDGAYGINHIPSDIARKETHQLIRNRIKVKSLNFMRGRTFFRRYLIIDEAQNLTPKQMKTLITRAGPGTKVICLGNIGQIDSPYLTEGSSGLTYVVDRFKGQKHVGHIILQRGERSRLADLANESL; from the coding sequence ATGAGAAAGATTTTTGTGCTCGATACCAATGTGCTCATGCATGACCCCACGTGTATCTTCCGCTTTGAAGAACACGACGTCTTCATTCCGTTGATGACGCTTGATGAACTCGATAACCACAAGAAGGGAAAAGAGGAAATAAACCGAAATGTGCGTCAAGTTTTACGCGCAATCAAGGAACTTGCGGATGTAAAGGGATGCAAAATTACTGAAGGCATCGATCTTACTGGTCCATCAGAAGGACTTGCGACGGGCCGTCTCTTTTTGCAGAGCAAAAATATGGAAGGCGCACTTCCTACATCCCTTCCAATGACCAAGGTTGATCATCAAATTCTCTCGGTGATCACCCACATGCAAGACAGTGAAGTGTATAAGGGTTGCATGATTATCTTGGTCACCAAAGATATCAATATGTATATCAAGGCGAAAGCGCTTGGCTACATGGTTGAAGACTATCTGAATGACAAGGTAATTGAAGATTCAGATTTGCTCTACTCGGGCGCTCTGGAACTTCCTGATGATTTTTGGTCAAATCATTCAGACGGTATGGTGGCCAAGAAAGATAGGCAGAGTGGGATATCAACATATCGTGTTACCGGTCCACTCTGTTCTACTTTTTACGTCAATCAGTTGCTTTGGTCGGAGTCACTCGATCTCGAATGTATCGTTCGTGAAGTGTCAGGGGATCATGCAGTGCTCCAGACGCTCGTGAATTACCGGAATCAAAAACACTCTGTCTTCGGTATTCACCCGAGAAATCGTGAGCAGAACTTCGCGTGTAATTTGCTCCTTGATCCGGACATTGATTTTGTATCTTTGCTTGGGCAGGCAGGTACCGGTAAAACCCTTCTCGCTATCGCCGCCGGTCTTCACCAGACGATTGATGGAAATAGGTTTGGTGACATCATCATGACCCGAGTCACCGTTTCAGTTGGCGAGGACATCGGCTTTCTTCCGGGTACCGAGGAAGAAAAGATGGGGGCATGGATGGGTGCACTCGAAGATAATCTTGAAGTGCTCGTATCAGTGGATGGGAATCATTCCAAGGATGACGGTGCATACGGTATCAATCATATTCCTTCGGACATAGCACGAAAGGAGACACATCAACTGATAAGGAATCGTATCAAAGTGAAGTCACTCAACTTCATGCGTGGCCGTACATTTTTCAGGAGATACCTTATCATCGACGAGGCTCAAAATCTTACACCGAAGCAGATGAAAACTCTCATCACGCGAGCCGGTCCCGGCACCAAGGTGATTTGTCTTGGCAACATAGGGCAGATTGATTCACCCTACCTTACGGAAGGGTCGTCGGGTCTTACCTATGTCGTTGATCGGTTCAAAGGTCAAAAACATGTGGGACACATCATCTTGCAGCGTGGTGAGCGTTCACGCCTTGCCGATTTGGCCAATGAATCACTCTGA
- a CDS encoding sodium:calcium antiporter yields MLTQIFIFTVAILIVMRGAMLSTKYAALLARSFHLSQYTVGFIVVAIISILPETFIAFNAALEGIPEFGFGMLIGSNVADLTLIVALVTLYARRPLRVESKILVSHALYPFLLLIPIVLGLDGHLSRVDGGALIIAGLVFYILTLKHTSGTEAKSEPRARRVRDILLLILGIALLLIGAHFTVSAASSLAGMWGVSPVLIGMLIVGLGTTIPELSFSIHAVKHAHDSLALGDILGTVLADATIVVGLLALLSPFTFPTTIIYVAGVFMVSAAFILFSFMRSGRMVTSKEAFVLIVFWLTFILIECIVNI; encoded by the coding sequence ATGCTCACTCAGATATTTATATTCACGGTTGCGATACTTATTGTGATGCGGGGAGCGATGCTCTCCACAAAATACGCAGCACTCCTCGCGCGGAGTTTTCATCTTTCACAGTACACAGTGGGCTTCATTGTTGTTGCAATTATTTCTATCCTTCCGGAAACCTTTATTGCGTTCAATGCTGCGCTTGAGGGCATTCCCGAGTTTGGCTTTGGCATGCTCATCGGCTCCAATGTGGCCGACCTCACGCTTATTGTGGCACTTGTGACACTCTATGCGAGGCGTCCACTTCGTGTGGAGAGTAAGATTCTCGTAAGTCATGCACTCTACCCATTCCTGCTCCTTATCCCTATTGTGCTCGGGCTCGACGGACATCTCTCCCGTGTAGATGGGGGCGCACTTATTATTGCAGGACTTGTCTTTTATATACTTACCTTGAAACACACAAGTGGTACGGAGGCAAAAAGTGAGCCACGTGCGCGGAGAGTACGCGACATACTCCTCCTCATCCTTGGTATTGCACTCCTCCTCATTGGTGCACACTTCACGGTGTCTGCTGCGTCTTCACTTGCAGGCATGTGGGGTGTGAGCCCGGTGCTTATTGGTATGCTTATCGTTGGCTTAGGTACCACCATTCCTGAACTTTCATTTTCTATTCATGCCGTCAAGCATGCACACGACTCACTCGCCCTTGGTGACATACTCGGTACCGTACTCGCCGACGCCACAATCGTCGTAGGCCTTCTGGCGCTTCTAAGTCCATTCACCTTCCCTACCACCATCATTTATGTTGCAGGAGTCTTTATGGTTTCTGCAGCATTCATCCTCTTCAGTTTCATGCGTTCAGGCAGAATGGTAACAAGCAAAGAAGCGTTCGTGCTCATTGTTTTCTGGCTTACCTTTATACTCATAGAGTGCATTGTAAATATATAA
- a CDS encoding type II secretion system protein → MCVLHNKNGFTLIETIIYVGLFGIICSGIFVSIYPFFTGAERLSRNITNEDESSFILAKIRYALINTITTPQGVITTPGEGETSDTLVLEQDRHVAYIFTLDTGNAFCTPPLICSQVTLMDHGKDPLPLNASRVTIDNITFTHHAPVGDAPRSLEVSFRVGDIPVGPIRYYLHF, encoded by the coding sequence ATGTGTGTACTCCATAATAAAAACGGCTTCACACTCATTGAAACCATAATCTATGTGGGGCTTTTTGGAATTATATGCTCAGGTATTTTCGTCAGTATTTACCCATTCTTCACCGGCGCCGAGCGGCTTTCCCGCAATATTACAAACGAAGATGAGTCTTCCTTTATTCTTGCAAAAATCCGATATGCACTGATCAACACCATCACTACCCCTCAGGGTGTCATCACCACGCCTGGCGAAGGAGAAACAAGCGACACCCTTGTACTTGAGCAAGACAGGCATGTCGCGTACATATTCACTCTCGATACGGGAAATGCCTTCTGTACGCCACCACTCATTTGTAGTCAAGTAACGCTCATGGACCATGGGAAGGACCCTCTTCCACTGAATGCTTCTCGTGTCACTATAGACAACATAACCTTCACCCATCACGCGCCTGTGGGCGACGCGCCACGTTCCCTCGAAGTATCTTTTCGTGTGGGTGATATTCCTGTTGGACCTATTCGTTATTACCTTCATTTCTAA
- a CDS encoding type II secretion system protein, whose protein sequence is MREILQRGFTYIELLMVVGLTGIILSFGIVMNMDSIARASVLQERDLFVSLLLSGARAKALANAGNVSYGVHVDTTNHRYVLFEGEIFIEGTASNRITPFTSEHITITHSAAHENIIFERLSGSVSEGAGILTISGNGKEQQITINDVGQIDW, encoded by the coding sequence ATGAGAGAAATTCTGCAAAGAGGATTTACATACATCGAACTCCTCATGGTTGTAGGGCTCACCGGTATCATCCTTTCCTTTGGCATAGTCATGAACATGGACTCTATTGCACGCGCGAGTGTTCTCCAGGAACGCGATCTTTTTGTATCTCTTCTTCTCTCTGGCGCGCGGGCGAAGGCTCTCGCAAATGCAGGTAATGTATCTTACGGCGTTCATGTCGATACCACAAATCATCGGTATGTACTTTTTGAAGGAGAGATCTTTATCGAAGGGACAGCGAGTAATCGTATTACTCCTTTCACGAGCGAACACATCACCATCACACACAGCGCTGCTCATGAAAATATTATCTTTGAACGGCTTTCCGGAAGTGTATCTGAAGGCGCAGGAATACTTACCATTTCAGGCAATGGTAAGGAGCAACAAATCACCATTAACGATGTGGGTCAAATTGATTGGTAA
- a CDS encoding polysaccharide deacetylase family protein — MLTVCPYFHVHQPYRIKKYSVFDIGKDNEYFNANDQTDLNNERILRKVAAKSYIPTTRLLGDLLARYPEFRFSLSFSGTVLDQFEEYLPEVLKAFQDLVATGRVEILADTYYHSLAFFYSRSEFEAQVAKHKAKVQKLFGYTPRVFRNTELSYTNSLAKWCEDNGYIGIMAEGWDPILGWRSPNYLYTPKDCSSIKVLLKNYKLSDDIAFRFGNQGWESYPLSSETYAEWVHAHHGDGETINLFMDFETFGEHQWENTGIFNFLNALPEKILSRSDTSFKTASETVESYGSVGEIDVPHILTWADTDRDLTAWVGNDIQRDAISTIYRMEEDVLKADDEDITEKWRRLQTSDHFYYMCTKYFQDGDVHAYFSPYQSPYDAYIAFMNALSNLQLRVTHALRPEVVPEVVRAPKKGFWSRVWEFIRTGFRRIRDAVHRIRRKVHPRTF; from the coding sequence ATGCTTACTGTTTGCCCCTATTTTCATGTTCATCAGCCGTATCGTATCAAGAAATACAGTGTCTTTGATATCGGTAAAGATAATGAATACTTTAATGCAAACGATCAAACCGATTTAAATAACGAACGCATTTTACGTAAGGTGGCAGCGAAGTCATATATTCCAACGACTCGACTTCTTGGTGACTTGCTTGCACGCTATCCCGAGTTTCGTTTCTCACTTTCATTCTCCGGTACCGTACTCGATCAGTTTGAAGAGTACTTACCCGAGGTTCTTAAAGCATTTCAAGATTTGGTAGCAACGGGGAGAGTAGAGATTCTTGCTGATACATATTACCACTCACTCGCATTTTTCTATTCACGTTCAGAATTTGAAGCACAGGTGGCTAAGCATAAAGCAAAAGTACAAAAACTCTTTGGGTATACACCACGCGTTTTTCGCAACACCGAACTTTCATACACCAACTCACTTGCGAAATGGTGTGAGGATAATGGCTATATCGGTATCATGGCTGAGGGATGGGACCCGATTCTCGGATGGCGCAGCCCCAACTATCTCTACACACCAAAAGATTGCTCATCGATTAAAGTACTTCTTAAAAATTATAAACTCTCTGACGACATTGCATTTCGTTTTGGTAATCAAGGGTGGGAAAGTTATCCACTTTCCTCAGAAACGTATGCTGAGTGGGTGCACGCTCATCATGGAGATGGTGAAACCATTAACCTCTTTATGGACTTTGAAACCTTTGGTGAGCACCAATGGGAAAATACGGGAATCTTTAATTTCTTGAATGCACTTCCAGAAAAAATACTTTCCCGTAGCGATACGAGTTTCAAAACTGCAAGTGAAACCGTTGAATCCTATGGCTCCGTAGGAGAAATTGATGTACCACACATCCTCACCTGGGCTGACACGGATCGCGACCTCACTGCATGGGTAGGGAATGACATTCAGCGTGATGCCATTTCTACAATCTACCGTATGGAGGAAGATGTACTCAAGGCTGATGATGAAGATATCACCGAGAAGTGGCGACGCCTCCAAACCTCCGATCATTTCTATTATATGTGTACAAAATATTTTCAAGATGGTGATGTGCACGCATACTTCAGCCCCTACCAATCCCCATATGACGCGTATATCGCTTTCATGAATGCCTTAAGTAATTTACAATTAAGGGTAACGCACGCATTGCGTCCGGAGGTAGTACCAGAAGTGGTACGAGCGCCGAAGAAAGGTTTCTGGTCTCGAGTATGGGAATTCATCCGTACTGGATTCAGACGCATAAGAGATGCAGTGCACCGTATTCGTCGAAAAGTTCATCCACGCACATTTTAA
- a CDS encoding type II/IV secretion system protein → MNQSQGEKSIDIKDQGQTPTTTGSVREILSRPGPIPIIEFVQTCIEEAYALRASDIHIDPTEQDAVVRLRIDGVLQDKCTFPKNILSEVISRIKVLSGLRTDEHQAAQDGRFRMQTGTNDTKPIDIRVSITPTYYGENAVLRLLADHSSNFTLEMLGFSPQDQEKIERAIAQPHGMILATGPTGSGKTTSLYTLIKMLNKKEVSIITIEDPIEYAIPGITQIQINTRTNLTFAQGLRSILRQDPNIIMVGEIRDTETAGIAINTALTGHLLLSTLHTNDAATTLPRLLDMGIDAYLVASTINIAIGQRLVRKICPHCTEAHALTEAERHNLLRILPDRLKQNLKNIPNTFYKGKGCEACDRTGFSGRIGIYEVLVTSPRVREAILERKSSVVLKNIAIEEGMTTMFEDGLRKAVAGKTTLAEILRTISE, encoded by the coding sequence ATGAACCAGTCTCAAGGTGAGAAAAGTATCGACATAAAAGACCAGGGCCAAACACCAACGACAACTGGTAGTGTGCGGGAAATACTTTCACGCCCAGGACCAATTCCTATTATTGAGTTTGTACAAACGTGTATTGAAGAAGCATACGCACTTCGTGCATCCGATATACACATTGACCCCACCGAACAAGATGCGGTCGTGCGTTTACGCATTGATGGTGTATTACAAGATAAGTGTACGTTCCCAAAAAATATTCTCTCTGAAGTCATTTCACGCATCAAAGTGCTTTCTGGGCTCCGCACTGATGAGCACCAGGCAGCGCAAGACGGGCGCTTTCGTATGCAAACCGGCACCAACGACACCAAGCCTATCGATATTCGTGTTTCTATCACTCCCACCTACTATGGGGAAAATGCCGTCTTGCGTCTCCTTGCCGATCACTCATCCAATTTTACACTTGAGATGCTTGGCTTTAGTCCTCAAGATCAAGAAAAAATTGAACGCGCCATAGCGCAACCCCACGGAATGATTCTCGCCACAGGCCCCACAGGCTCCGGAAAAACTACATCCCTCTATACGCTTATTAAAATGCTCAATAAAAAAGAGGTATCGATTATCACTATTGAAGACCCCATCGAGTACGCAATTCCGGGTATCACACAAATTCAAATTAATACTCGTACCAATCTCACGTTTGCACAAGGACTTCGCTCAATTTTGCGCCAGGACCCCAACATCATTATGGTGGGTGAAATACGTGATACAGAGACGGCAGGCATTGCAATCAACACTGCACTCACCGGTCACCTTCTTCTCTCCACACTTCATACGAATGACGCAGCCACCACACTTCCCCGTCTTCTTGATATGGGAATCGACGCATACCTTGTGGCATCAACAATCAATATCGCCATCGGTCAGCGTCTTGTTCGCAAAATATGTCCACATTGTACCGAAGCACACGCACTCACTGAGGCAGAGCGCCATAATCTCCTTCGCATACTCCCCGACCGCCTCAAACAAAATCTTAAAAACATTCCGAATACTTTTTATAAAGGTAAAGGCTGTGAAGCGTGTGATCGTACTGGATTTTCGGGGCGTATCGGAATATACGAAGTACTTGTTACTTCCCCTCGTGTGCGCGAAGCAATTCTTGAACGCAAATCTTCTGTCGTGCTTAAAAATATTGCGATTGAGGAAGGCATGACTACCATGTTTGAAGATGGATTACGTAAAGCAGTCGCAGGCAAAACCACCCTCGCGGAAATTCTTCGTACCATAAGTGAGTAA
- a CDS encoding type II secretion system protein, with protein MNKRTKSRHGGFTLIEVLIVIGIIAVLAATVLVAINPSRQFAQANNTQRASNINAILNAVGQYTLDNKGTLPSNVDAGAEEITDALCDNLIPKYLSALPTDPKSTKKGAPIKDCNDVAPGAVGYEVLADTNNRVVVSAPDAEKIDNVTPIIEVTR; from the coding sequence ATGAACAAACGTACAAAAAGTAGACATGGGGGCTTCACACTTATTGAGGTCCTTATCGTTATTGGTATCATTGCAGTCTTGGCTGCAACCGTGCTCGTGGCGATTAATCCTTCACGCCAATTTGCACAAGCAAACAATACACAAAGGGCAAGTAATATAAATGCTATCTTAAATGCAGTTGGACAGTACACGTTAGATAATAAAGGGACTCTACCAAGTAATGTCGACGCCGGTGCAGAGGAGATTACTGATGCACTGTGTGATAATTTGATACCAAAATACCTTTCTGCTTTACCCACTGATCCAAAATCAACTAAAAAGGGTGCTCCAATAAAAGACTGCAACGATGTTGCCCCCGGTGCTGTTGGTTATGAAGTTTTAGCAGATACAAATAATAGAGTCGTTGTATCTGCACCCGATGCTGAAAAAATTGATAACGTTACACCAATCATTGAAGTTACTCGGTAA
- a CDS encoding glycoside hydrolase family 15 protein, which yields MSRSITIGNGNLLVGLDSRGLVRDFYFPYVGHANHVSGASGSYVHRIGVWVDGAIAWLSDPSWSVEVRYSAYSGTSDILAKNSSRGVSLHITDGVHNEKNLFIRKIVITNERDAHRTIKLFFGQEFRITESRRGDTAFYDPRVRSVMHYKGHNAFLVHATLAGESFQDYTVGLFDIEGKRGSFTDAEDGILSRNPIEHGSVDSVIGLTFDAPAHASETAWYWVTVGHSVQEAHALHHHILEETPLSLLESTERYWQAWTEKDSRVFDTLDARIVSEYKRSLAVIRTHTDNRGGIIASSDSDMLNQGRDTYAYVWPRDAAVIASALDGAGHIDVTQRFYKFMAECMEPDGYLMHKYRVDGVLGSSWHPWVQNGVFKLPIQEDETATVLRMLADHYRYAKDLEFIESLYNSFIEPCANFMDGYLEEETGLPIDSYDLWEEKYGSSTYTAASVYAGLTGAAELSALLGKRDNATRYRNTAEGIKRAMLTYLYDVSSGTFIKSVRHEQGKISYDKTLDMSSLFGIIFFGVLEVTDRRVQSAFARSIERLKVPGKFGGFMRYEGDRYYKTSESAPPNAWCITTLWVARYYIRIAKSKADLERAVEILHWTCDRATLSGILPEQIHPYTGEHLSTAPLVWSHAEYVITVDEYLKKVATFK from the coding sequence ATGTCACGCTCTATCACTATTGGAAACGGGAATCTTCTCGTCGGCCTCGATAGTCGTGGTTTGGTGCGTGACTTTTATTTCCCGTATGTGGGACATGCCAATCATGTGAGCGGCGCAAGTGGTTCCTATGTGCATCGTATTGGTGTGTGGGTGGATGGTGCTATCGCATGGCTTTCTGATCCATCATGGTCGGTTGAGGTTCGATATTCGGCGTATTCAGGCACGAGCGATATTCTTGCAAAAAATTCTTCACGGGGAGTGTCACTTCATATTACTGATGGTGTACACAATGAAAAAAATCTTTTCATTCGCAAGATTGTTATTACGAATGAACGAGATGCACACCGTACAATAAAACTCTTTTTCGGGCAGGAATTTCGTATTACTGAGTCAAGACGTGGCGATACCGCTTTTTACGACCCGCGTGTGCGCTCCGTTATGCACTACAAAGGACATAATGCATTCTTGGTACACGCCACACTTGCAGGTGAGAGTTTTCAGGATTACACAGTAGGACTTTTTGATATTGAGGGGAAGCGTGGCTCCTTTACTGATGCAGAGGACGGTATCCTTTCGCGTAACCCAATTGAACATGGCTCGGTTGACTCAGTGATTGGACTCACGTTCGACGCACCAGCACATGCGTCAGAGACTGCATGGTATTGGGTAACGGTGGGGCACTCGGTTCAGGAAGCTCATGCGCTCCATCATCATATACTCGAGGAAACCCCTCTGTCTCTCCTCGAGTCTACCGAGCGCTACTGGCAAGCGTGGACCGAAAAAGATTCACGCGTCTTCGATACCCTCGATGCGCGCATTGTGTCGGAGTACAAGCGCTCCCTTGCGGTGATTCGCACACACACCGACAACCGTGGCGGTATTATTGCATCATCTGATTCCGATATGCTCAATCAGGGGCGTGATACGTATGCGTACGTCTGGCCTCGCGATGCGGCTGTTATAGCGAGCGCTCTCGATGGAGCAGGACATATTGATGTCACGCAACGCTTTTATAAATTTATGGCAGAGTGCATGGAGCCAGACGGATACCTCATGCATAAATACCGTGTTGATGGAGTGTTGGGGAGTTCATGGCATCCATGGGTGCAAAATGGTGTTTTCAAATTACCGATTCAAGAAGATGAAACCGCAACGGTACTTCGCATGCTCGCCGACCATTATCGGTATGCAAAAGATTTAGAATTCATCGAGTCTTTGTATAATTCTTTTATTGAGCCCTGTGCAAACTTTATGGATGGCTATCTCGAGGAGGAGACCGGCTTACCCATAGACTCATACGACCTCTGGGAAGAGAAGTATGGTTCATCAACCTATACTGCTGCATCGGTGTATGCGGGGCTTACGGGAGCCGCAGAACTTTCAGCACTTCTCGGAAAGCGTGACAATGCAACTCGCTATCGTAATACTGCAGAGGGTATCAAGCGAGCAATGCTTACCTATCTCTATGATGTTTCGTCCGGAACATTTATAAAGTCTGTACGGCATGAGCAGGGGAAAATTTCCTACGATAAAACACTCGATATGAGTAGCCTCTTTGGCATTATCTTTTTTGGGGTACTTGAGGTGACGGATAGACGTGTACAATCAGCATTTGCCCGTTCGATAGAGCGGCTTAAAGTACCCGGAAAATTTGGCGGCTTCATGCGTTATGAGGGAGACAGGTACTACAAAACAAGCGAGAGCGCACCACCGAATGCGTGGTGTATTACGACACTCTGGGTAGCACGCTACTACATTCGTATCGCAAAGAGTAAAGCGGATTTGGAACGAGCGGTAGAAATACTTCATTGGACGTGTGATAGAGCAACGCTTAGTGGTATTTTGCCTGAGCAGATACACCCCTACACCGGTGAACACCTCTCCACCGCACCCCTCGTCTGGAGCCATGCCGAGTACGTCATCACCGTCGACGAATACTTAAAAAAAGTCGCAACATTTAAATGA